Proteins from one Planctomyces sp. SH-PL62 genomic window:
- a CDS encoding response regulator yields MRPTRVLIVDDNRDAADLAVMVLNFEGHQAEAAYNGLDALQADRRFRPDVVLLDIGMPDMDGCQLAEALRRESPPPLLIALSGLADEVARERSRDAGCARHLVKPVDIEVLLALVAAAPAREP; encoded by the coding sequence GTGCGACCGACCCGCGTGCTCATCGTGGACGACAACCGCGACGCGGCCGACCTCGCCGTGATGGTCCTCAATTTCGAGGGACATCAGGCGGAAGCGGCTTACAACGGCCTGGACGCCCTCCAGGCCGACCGCCGCTTCCGGCCCGACGTCGTCCTGCTCGACATCGGGATGCCGGACATGGACGGCTGCCAGCTCGCCGAGGCCCTCCGCCGCGAGTCCCCGCCCCCGCTGTTGATCGCCCTGTCGGGCCTCGCCGACGAGGTCGCCCGGGAGCGGTCGCGGGACGCGGGCTGCGCCAGGCATCTGGTCAAGCCGGTCGACATCGAGGTCCTGCTCGCGCTCGTGGCCGCCGCCCCCGCCCGCGAGCCCTGA
- the hisG gene encoding ATP phosphoribosyltransferase, with product MNASPIDPIRLAIPSKGHLYEGIIEILKTAGYKVRRASDRQYEATISGQPRFHVVFMRPTDIVLQVQEGRCHLGVTGMDVYAEQAFEAQEAAVVVPDLGYGGCRLVVAVPESWVDVGHIMDLVDLTAEFKAAGKTFRVSTKYPALVRQYFRKWGIYYYQLIDSEGALELHPSLGIADIIVDLTSSGVTLKDNRLRELAGGIVLDSASCLIGHAPSLAALVAEGKTGPLALLLDAMDGVRRSEGLLHLEVVGSPAAPGPGPETAAAVTEYLRGQGAQHLARGEVWDDRGLPGWRVTALVAAKKLTACQRALFELGASRIVGLPAQFVFDRDAPSTFDDLRERLAVPAGAASRD from the coding sequence ATGAACGCGAGTCCGATCGACCCCATCCGCCTGGCGATCCCCTCGAAGGGGCACCTCTACGAGGGGATCATCGAGATCCTCAAGACGGCCGGCTACAAGGTCCGTCGCGCCAGCGACCGCCAGTACGAGGCGACGATCTCGGGCCAGCCCCGATTCCACGTCGTCTTCATGCGGCCGACCGACATCGTGCTCCAGGTCCAGGAGGGGCGTTGCCACCTGGGCGTCACAGGCATGGACGTCTACGCCGAGCAGGCCTTCGAGGCGCAGGAGGCGGCGGTCGTCGTGCCCGACCTGGGTTACGGCGGCTGCCGGCTGGTCGTCGCCGTCCCGGAGAGCTGGGTGGACGTCGGCCATATCATGGACCTCGTCGACCTGACGGCCGAGTTCAAGGCGGCCGGCAAGACGTTCCGGGTCTCGACGAAGTACCCGGCCCTGGTGCGGCAGTACTTCCGCAAGTGGGGCATTTATTATTATCAGTTGATCGATTCCGAGGGCGCGCTCGAGCTTCACCCGAGCCTGGGCATCGCCGACATCATCGTCGACCTGACCAGTTCCGGCGTGACGCTCAAGGACAACCGGCTCCGCGAGCTGGCCGGGGGGATCGTGCTCGACTCGGCCTCCTGCCTGATCGGCCACGCGCCGAGCCTGGCGGCGCTGGTCGCCGAAGGCAAGACCGGGCCGCTGGCTCTGCTGCTGGACGCGATGGACGGCGTGCGGCGTTCCGAAGGGCTGCTCCACCTGGAGGTCGTCGGCTCGCCCGCCGCGCCGGGGCCGGGTCCGGAGACGGCGGCGGCCGTGACCGAGTACCTGCGAGGGCAGGGGGCCCAGCACCTGGCCCGTGGCGAGGTCTGGGACGATCGCGGCCTCCCCGGCTGGCGGGTCACGGCCCTGGTCGCGGCCAAGAAGCTGACGGCCTGCCAGCGCGCCCTGTTCGAGCTGGGGGCGAGCCGGATCGTCGGCCTCCCGGCCCAGTTCGTCTTCGACCGCGACGCGCCATCGACGTTCGACGACCTTCGCGAGCGGCTCGCGGTCCCCGCCGGAGCGGCCTCGCGCGACTGA
- a CDS encoding multiheme c-type cytochrome, which yields MRGTSLRSTAAVATAVALLAYVGCSRPASEKPGEASTTSVAPAAGKGDAGAPGPDASAKPSGKSSKLFAQWTNPKAILVVSGEMDGYLEPCGCSQGQMGGLIRRYDLIQRMEAQGLPHALIDLGSLMKDPAGARGGFEQAKIKFGIALKALGAFKYDALALSADDLKVGVGEAFAQFLNGLSEPTKLVAANVVPGAGFETMIVPHVFAQAGPVKLGITAVVDPEAIAKLVDPDKADLLPTVKRPDEVLATVLGELEAASDYQVLMVQAPPAEARRLATAYPGFDIVVATSEVADPEQDAQMLNNGKTMLVNVGRRGKYVGAVGFFDGSAPKYLRQALTERFDGPGTEVKKIIEDEYRGLLKAVGTVENFPLHDYVGGAPGAKFVGAESCKTCHPNTFLKWSTTKHSQAYASLEHDPKPNVIYDAECISCHTTGFEYNSGWKSAEATPNLKGNQCENCHGPASKHIAAPDDLAFRNALKVTAEQADRNRLCVRCHDEDNSPKFDFATYWPQVIHKGLDTYTDPKVHQGVAAQAD from the coding sequence TTGCGCGGAACATCTCTGAGGTCGACGGCCGCGGTCGCCACGGCGGTCGCGCTCCTGGCGTACGTGGGATGCAGCCGCCCTGCCTCCGAGAAGCCGGGGGAGGCGTCGACCACCTCCGTCGCCCCCGCCGCCGGCAAAGGCGACGCGGGGGCCCCCGGGCCCGACGCGTCGGCCAAGCCCTCCGGCAAGTCCTCCAAGCTGTTCGCCCAGTGGACCAACCCCAAGGCCATCCTCGTCGTCTCCGGCGAGATGGACGGCTACCTCGAGCCCTGCGGCTGCTCCCAGGGCCAGATGGGCGGGCTCATCCGCCGCTATGACCTGATCCAGCGTATGGAGGCCCAGGGGCTCCCCCACGCCCTGATCGATCTGGGCAGCCTCATGAAGGATCCGGCCGGAGCCCGGGGCGGCTTCGAGCAGGCCAAGATCAAGTTCGGGATCGCCTTGAAGGCCCTCGGCGCGTTCAAGTACGACGCCCTGGCCCTGAGCGCCGACGATCTCAAGGTCGGCGTCGGCGAGGCGTTCGCCCAGTTCCTCAACGGCCTCAGCGAGCCCACGAAGCTGGTCGCGGCCAACGTCGTCCCCGGCGCGGGCTTCGAGACGATGATCGTGCCGCACGTCTTCGCCCAGGCGGGTCCGGTGAAGCTCGGGATCACCGCCGTCGTGGACCCCGAGGCCATCGCCAAGCTGGTCGACCCCGACAAGGCCGACCTGCTGCCCACCGTGAAGCGGCCCGACGAGGTGCTCGCCACGGTCCTCGGCGAACTGGAGGCCGCGAGCGACTACCAGGTCCTCATGGTCCAGGCCCCCCCGGCGGAAGCCCGACGGCTGGCGACGGCCTATCCCGGCTTCGACATCGTGGTCGCCACCTCGGAGGTCGCCGACCCCGAGCAGGACGCGCAGATGCTCAACAACGGCAAGACGATGCTCGTCAACGTCGGCCGCCGGGGCAAGTACGTCGGCGCGGTCGGCTTCTTCGACGGCTCCGCTCCCAAGTATCTCCGCCAGGCCCTCACCGAACGATTCGACGGCCCCGGGACCGAGGTCAAGAAGATCATCGAGGACGAGTATCGCGGCCTCCTGAAAGCCGTGGGGACCGTCGAGAACTTCCCCCTGCACGACTACGTCGGCGGGGCCCCCGGCGCGAAGTTCGTCGGGGCCGAGTCCTGCAAGACCTGCCATCCCAACACGTTCCTCAAGTGGTCCACCACCAAGCACTCGCAGGCGTACGCCTCGCTGGAGCACGACCCCAAGCCCAACGTGATCTACGACGCCGAGTGCATCAGCTGCCACACCACGGGCTTCGAGTACAACTCGGGCTGGAAGTCGGCGGAGGCCACCCCGAACCTCAAGGGGAACCAGTGCGAGAACTGCCACGGCCCGGCGTCGAAGCACATCGCCGCCCCCGACGACCTGGCGTTCCGCAACGCGCTCAAGGTGACCGCCGAGCAGGCCGACCGCAACCGCCTCTGCGTCCGCTGCCACGACGAGGACAACTCCCCCAAATTCGACTTCGCGACCTACTGGCCGCAGGTCATCCACAAGGGGCTCGACACCTACACCGACCCGAAGGTCCACCAGGGCGTCGCCGCCCAGGCCGACTGA
- a CDS encoding DUF962 domain-containing protein, producing MTPIADAPATPTTTPPRLERMRSTYREDHQNPINHFLHVGVGWPIMAVAVILAPFRPWWALGLFCLSYAIMWTGHFVFERNLPTIFRHPTTPFVMAWTVTGQLLAGLGRLVGIKPRRA from the coding sequence ATGACCCCGATCGCCGACGCCCCCGCGACCCCGACCACGACGCCCCCTCGCCTGGAGCGGATGCGGTCGACGTATCGCGAGGACCACCAGAATCCCATCAACCATTTCCTCCACGTCGGCGTCGGCTGGCCGATCATGGCCGTTGCGGTGATCCTCGCGCCGTTCCGGCCGTGGTGGGCGCTGGGCCTGTTCTGCCTGTCGTACGCGATCATGTGGACGGGCCATTTCGTCTTCGAACGCAACCTCCCCACCATCTTCCGCCACCCGACCACCCCGTTCGTCATGGCCTGGACCGTGACCGGCCAGCTCCTCGCCGGCCTCGGCCGACTCGTCGGAATCAAGCCCCGCCGGGCCTGA
- a CDS encoding 2-hydroxyacid dehydrogenase, with product MQVAVFSAKSYDRKFLDAAAEGTGHQLRYFEARLAHDTAGLARGFPAVCIFVNDEADAAALRALKDGGTGLLACRCAGVNQVDLNAARDLGVTVTRVPAYSPHAVAEYAVGLILTLNRNIHRAYNRVREGNFALDGLMGFDLFGKTVGVVGTGKIGSLTASILKGFGCEILAHDTYVNPACTAIGARYVGLDELLAASDVVTLHCPLTPETHHLVNARTLAAMKPGAMLINTSRGDVIDTGAVVDALKSGRLGYLGLDVYEEEEGYFFEDFSSRVIKDDVLARLLTFPNVLITGHQAFFTREAIGNISRTVVESLTNFEQGRALPNWVEPAPAGS from the coding sequence ATGCAAGTCGCCGTCTTCAGCGCCAAGTCGTACGACCGGAAATTCCTGGACGCCGCCGCCGAGGGGACCGGGCATCAGCTCCGGTACTTCGAGGCGAGGCTGGCGCACGACACGGCCGGGCTCGCCCGCGGCTTCCCCGCCGTTTGCATCTTCGTCAACGACGAGGCCGACGCCGCCGCCCTCCGGGCCCTCAAGGACGGCGGGACGGGCCTGCTCGCCTGCCGCTGCGCGGGGGTCAATCAGGTGGACCTGAACGCGGCCCGCGACCTGGGCGTCACCGTGACGCGCGTCCCCGCCTACTCGCCGCACGCGGTCGCCGAGTATGCCGTCGGGCTCATCCTGACCCTCAACCGGAACATCCACCGGGCCTACAACCGGGTCCGCGAGGGGAACTTCGCGCTCGACGGGCTGATGGGGTTCGACCTGTTCGGCAAGACGGTCGGCGTGGTCGGCACGGGCAAGATCGGCTCGCTGACCGCCTCCATCCTCAAGGGGTTCGGCTGCGAGATCCTCGCCCACGACACGTACGTCAACCCGGCCTGCACGGCGATCGGCGCGAGGTACGTCGGCCTGGACGAACTGCTGGCGGCGTCCGACGTCGTCACCCTCCACTGCCCGCTGACGCCCGAGACCCATCATCTCGTCAACGCCCGGACTCTCGCCGCGATGAAACCGGGAGCGATGCTCATCAACACCAGCCGAGGGGACGTGATCGACACCGGAGCGGTGGTCGACGCCCTCAAATCGGGCCGACTCGGCTACCTCGGCCTGGACGTCTACGAGGAGGAGGAAGGCTACTTCTTCGAGGATTTCTCCAGCCGCGTCATCAAGGACGACGTCCTCGCCCGCCTGCTCACGTTTCCCAACGTGCTCATCACCGGGCACCAAGCCTTCTTCACCCGCGAGGCCATCGGCAACATCTCCCGGACCGTGGTCGAAAGCCTGACCAACTTCGAGCAAGGCCGAGCCCTCCCCAACTGGGTCGAACCCGCCCCGGCGGGCTCGTAA
- a CDS encoding DUF1573 domain-containing protein: MLRWVILAVVVVVLAAGSTLLMNLSTSPGTSWNLPVTPAKAGPMPKAVVEGELTHEFGEMGQQQTGKKSWKLTNEGDADLQIWKGTSTCMCTVAKLQKEGDKLTLKPGESTDIDIEWKTNFVTGDFHKGANIETNDPDHPTFPLFVHGKINPPVVVIPGDTIDLGAINSDEPKTVFVAVYSPDRPETKITEINTSKPDYFKTDVESMSASELESGGLKAGNKINLHVQPGFPLGTMREEIVIHTDHPLRPEIKLTVVGSVSGPISVVPDRLRMVTVKSKEGASGEVRLLVRGGKEAHFDVAQKPEKLEVSVEPIDPVGAKGRYLMKVSVPKGTAPGLIDGEILLKSDLPGVAELKVPVSFLVGAN; the protein is encoded by the coding sequence ATGTTGCGGTGGGTCATCCTGGCGGTCGTGGTCGTCGTGCTGGCGGCGGGCTCGACGCTGCTCATGAATCTGTCGACGTCGCCCGGCACGTCCTGGAACCTGCCGGTCACCCCGGCGAAGGCGGGACCGATGCCGAAGGCCGTGGTCGAGGGGGAGCTGACCCACGAGTTCGGCGAGATGGGGCAGCAACAGACCGGCAAGAAGTCGTGGAAGCTGACCAACGAGGGTGACGCCGACCTCCAGATCTGGAAGGGGACGTCCACCTGCATGTGCACCGTCGCCAAGCTCCAGAAGGAGGGCGACAAGCTGACCCTCAAGCCGGGCGAGTCGACCGACATCGATATCGAGTGGAAGACCAACTTCGTCACCGGCGACTTCCACAAGGGCGCCAACATCGAGACGAACGACCCCGACCACCCCACCTTCCCCCTCTTCGTCCACGGCAAGATCAACCCGCCGGTGGTCGTGATCCCCGGCGACACGATCGACCTTGGCGCGATCAACAGCGACGAGCCCAAGACCGTGTTCGTTGCGGTCTACTCGCCGGATCGGCCCGAAACCAAGATCACCGAGATCAACACGTCCAAGCCCGACTACTTCAAGACCGACGTGGAGTCGATGTCGGCGTCCGAGCTGGAGAGCGGCGGCCTGAAGGCGGGCAACAAGATCAATCTCCACGTCCAGCCGGGCTTCCCGCTCGGGACGATGCGCGAGGAGATCGTGATCCACACCGATCATCCGTTGCGGCCCGAGATCAAGCTCACCGTCGTCGGCTCGGTGAGCGGGCCGATCAGCGTCGTGCCCGACCGCCTGCGGATGGTGACCGTCAAGAGCAAGGAAGGCGCCTCGGGCGAGGTCAGGCTCCTGGTCAGGGGGGGCAAGGAGGCGCATTTCGACGTCGCCCAGAAGCCCGAGAAGCTCGAGGTCTCCGTCGAGCCGATCGATCCGGTCGGCGCCAAGGGCCGCTACCTCATGAAGGTGAGCGTCCCGAAGGGGACCGCGCCGGGGCTCATCGACGGCGAAATCCTCCTGAAGTCCGACCTGCCCGGCGTGGCCGAGCTGAAGGTCCCCGTCAGCTTCCTCGTCGGTGCGAACTGA
- a CDS encoding PilZ domain-containing protein, with the protein MKFVRHHHRGDAPQLNTPVLDRRSCPRGSVRSPEATLRWSSALAESAVEARVVNLSRGGAGLLVREAPPTDAILRLVLSRSRGVVIEGWVVGVRDQPDDEWQFVHMRFSHDCPGRILDSILDDPMDDE; encoded by the coding sequence ATGAAATTCGTCCGCCATCATCATCGGGGAGACGCCCCCCAGCTCAATACACCCGTCCTGGATCGCCGGTCCTGCCCCCGGGGATCGGTCCGATCTCCGGAGGCCACGCTGCGGTGGTCTTCCGCCCTGGCCGAGTCCGCCGTGGAAGCTCGGGTGGTGAACCTGAGTCGCGGCGGGGCCGGGCTGCTGGTCCGCGAGGCCCCCCCGACGGACGCCATCCTCCGCCTCGTCCTCTCCCGCTCGCGAGGCGTGGTCATCGAGGGCTGGGTGGTCGGCGTCCGCGACCAGCCCGACGACGAATGGCAGTTCGTCCACATGAGATTCAGCCACGACTGCCCCGGTCGAATCCTGGATTCGATCCTGGACGACCCGATGGACGACGAGTGA